Proteins encoded together in one Lathyrus oleraceus cultivar Zhongwan6 chromosome 5, CAAS_Psat_ZW6_1.0, whole genome shotgun sequence window:
- the LOC127080849 gene encoding F-box protein SKIP23-like yields the protein MKVQQLFSEKLKGLSLVDICFESSLSMEVDWGNLESLPLNLIFDKLAEPVDRIYFSVVCKNWYAIAKFNYENGQIQNNVLPMLMIPTKNKCRTERSLYGISSKTDYNIKLPVPHNKRFCGSSHGWLAKVDNSSEHTLITLLNPFKDALSITLPPIYIMDILRRKRYYECNVHKVVLSADPTIRPHDYVVVAIYGMSKYIAFLKAGQQIWTYIDQKYFCFNDAIFYKDLVYVVGRWNDIYSFDVCNLKKKEVIPKVLSREDDDYAHGVYLVKSLEGDLWLVKKIIAEKDEFFTHGAERFEVFHLELDLQSGKVIRMVKLNSLGDNVLFVGDSDSISMSASYFSNYLQKDSIYYTDDFYDDTPNPYPNGPFDMKVYNIKEEKFSQHCPFQPWFRQKPPALWVIPPFQLN from the exons ATGAAAGTGCAACAACTAT TTTCGGAAAAATTAAAAGGTCTTTCACTTGTTGATATTTGTTTTGAATCTAGTCTATCTATGGAGGTAGATTGGGGGAATTTAGAATCACTTCCATTAAatttgatttttgataagttAGCAGAACCTGTAGATCGCATATATTTCAGTGTGGTATGCAAGAATTGGTATGCCATTGCAAAGTTTAATTATGAAAACGGACAAATACAAAATAATGTATTGCCGATGCTAATGATTCCCACGAAAAATAAGTGCAGAACAGAAAGAAGTTTATATGGGATTTCATCCAAAACAGATTACAACATCAAACTACCAGTACCTCATAACAAAAGGTTTTGTGGTTCAAGTCATGGTTGGCTAGCTAAGGTGGATAATAGTTCTGAACATACACTTATAACGCTCCTCAATCCTTTTAAAGATGCTCTTTCCATCACTTTACCACCCATCTACATCATGGATATACTAAGAAGAAAAAGGTATTATGAGTGTAATGTGCATAAGGTTGTTTTATCTGCTGATCCTACAATTAGGCCACACGATTATGTTGTTGTAGCCATTTACGGTATGAGTAAATATATTGCTTTTCTAAAAGCTGGACAACAGATTTGGACTTATATTGATCAGAAATATTTTTGCTTTAATGATGCTATATTCTATAAAGACCTAGTCTATGTTGTAGGACGATGGAATGACATCTACTCTTTTGATGTGTGTAATTTGAAGAAAAAAGAAGTAATTCCCAAAGTTCTTTCTAGGGAGGACGATGATTATGCTCATGGAGTTTATCTCGTAAAATCATTAGAAGGAGACTTATGGCTAGTAAAAAAAATTATTGCCGAAAAGGATGAATTCTTTACTCATGGTGCAGAAAGATTTGAAGTGTTTCATTTAGAATTGGATCTCCAAAGTGGTAAAGTTATAAGAATGGTAAAGCTTAATAGTTTGGGAGACAATGTCTTATTTGTGGGTGATAGTGATTCTATATCTATGTCGGCTTCATATTTCTCTAATTATCTTCAAAAGGATTCAATTTATTATACAGATGATTTTTATGACGACACACCAAATCCTTATCCTAATGGACCATTTGATATGAAAGTCTACAATATTAAAGAGGAAAAATTTAGTCAACATTGTCCTTTTCAACCTTGGTTTAGACAAAAGCCCCCTGCACTCTGGGTTATTCCACCATTTCAACTGAATTGA